The Methanolacinia petrolearia DSM 11571 genome has a segment encoding these proteins:
- the cofH gene encoding 5-amino-6-(D-ribitylamino)uracil--L-tyrosine 4-hydroxyphenyl transferase CofH has protein sequence MVYNGRTGRSVRQILKDIRGGSVPDETDVLALLNATGRDTWDVASAADIIREEKAGDDITWVRNQNINVTNICINSCGFCGFCRKPGDPDTYFFDDETLRRKVREAEARRVTEICTVSGLHPDFNADSYLSLIRLIRDEAPEIHIHASNPMEVYYAAKQSGIPTEEMLTRMKEAGLGSMCGTAAEILVDDIRKKICPGKISTGEWIRIIKEAHNLGIQTTATIMYGSIERPEDIVAHLKIIRDIQEETGGFTEFVPLSYIHGHTPLFRQGLSRAGATGRNDILITAVARLYLDNFTNIQTSWVKYGTKVAQLCLISGANDIGGTVYEESISKSAGGKDTEFLDPVEMERMSEDLGRRLVRRNTLYQKLD, from the coding sequence ATGGTATATAACGGAAGAACAGGCAGGAGTGTCAGGCAAATCCTCAAAGATATCCGGGGCGGCTCAGTTCCGGATGAAACCGATGTGCTGGCATTACTCAATGCGACAGGACGGGATACCTGGGATGTTGCCTCCGCCGCCGACATTATCCGCGAGGAGAAAGCCGGCGATGATATTACATGGGTCCGAAACCAGAATATAAACGTTACAAACATCTGCATAAATTCATGCGGTTTCTGCGGCTTCTGCAGAAAACCAGGCGATCCGGACACATACTTCTTCGACGATGAGACCCTGAGAAGAAAGGTCCGTGAAGCTGAAGCAAGAAGGGTTACCGAGATCTGCACTGTAAGCGGCCTTCACCCCGACTTCAACGCCGATTCGTATCTCTCGCTTATAAGACTCATCAGGGATGAGGCGCCGGAGATCCATATCCATGCATCGAACCCGATGGAGGTGTATTATGCTGCGAAGCAGAGCGGCATACCTACGGAGGAGATGCTTACCCGGATGAAGGAAGCCGGACTTGGATCAATGTGCGGAACTGCGGCCGAGATCCTCGTCGACGATATCAGGAAGAAGATCTGCCCGGGAAAGATCAGCACCGGGGAATGGATTCGAATTATCAAAGAGGCACACAACCTCGGCATCCAAACGACGGCAACGATAATGTACGGGTCTATCGAAAGGCCTGAAGACATCGTCGCTCACCTGAAAATTATCAGGGATATCCAGGAGGAGACCGGAGGATTCACGGAGTTCGTTCCGCTGAGCTATATCCACGGGCACACTCCTCTTTTCAGGCAGGGACTTTCGAGAGCGGGGGCAACAGGAAGAAACGACATCCTTATCACTGCCGTAGCAAGGCTCTATCTCGATAATTTCACGAACATACAGACATCATGGGTGAAATACGGGACTAAAGTGGCCCAGTTATGCCTTATCTCCGGTGCGAACGACATCGGCGGGACGGTGTACGAGGAGAGCATCTCAAAATCAGCGGGGGGAAAGGACACCGAGTTCCTCGATCCCGTGGAGATGGAAAGGATGTCGGAGGACCTCGGGAGAAGACTTGTCAGGAGAAATACATTGTACCAAAAATTAGACTGA
- a CDS encoding adenosylhomocysteinase encodes MKSGELKMSWARQYMPVLGEIRKRFEAEKPFKGNRIGMALHVEAKTAVLVETLAAGGAEVYITGCNPLSTQDDVAEALNDVPGVKCYAKRACSVEEYYDAIDKVLDVRPTVTIDDGMDLIHRLHTERRELLDGIIGGCEETTTGIHRLRAMAAEGKLEFPVIAVNDTPMKRFFDNVHGTGESALSSVMITTNTLIGGKWFVVAGYGYCGRGLAKMAHGLGAKVIVTEIDPRRALEAHMDGYFVMTMEEAAKIGDIFVTTTGNTSIITEKHFRVMKDGAILSNAGHFNVEIDLEWLHANKEGYEARDSIETFIVNGKKINVLAEGRLVNLATTKGMGHPIEVMDLSFALQALCSEYILKEGAGLKGDVYDVPNGIDVEVASLKLGSLGINIDALTEEQNLYMNSWDIGT; translated from the coding sequence TTGAAATCCGGTGAACTTAAAATGAGCTGGGCGAGGCAGTACATGCCCGTCCTCGGAGAGATCAGGAAAAGATTCGAGGCAGAGAAACCCTTTAAGGGAAACAGGATCGGAATGGCCCTCCATGTAGAGGCAAAGACAGCCGTTCTTGTAGAGACTCTTGCCGCAGGAGGCGCCGAGGTCTATATTACGGGCTGCAACCCCCTCTCTACGCAGGACGATGTCGCAGAGGCACTGAACGATGTTCCGGGCGTAAAATGCTACGCAAAGAGAGCATGCTCGGTAGAAGAGTATTACGATGCGATCGATAAAGTCCTTGATGTCAGGCCGACGGTTACGATCGATGACGGCATGGACCTCATTCACCGCCTCCATACGGAGAGGCGTGAACTTCTCGACGGGATCATAGGGGGCTGCGAGGAGACGACGACCGGAATTCACAGGCTTCGTGCGATGGCTGCTGAAGGAAAACTCGAGTTCCCGGTAATAGCAGTTAACGACACGCCGATGAAGAGATTCTTCGACAATGTCCACGGTACAGGCGAGAGTGCACTCTCATCAGTGATGATAACCACGAACACGCTCATCGGCGGAAAATGGTTTGTAGTTGCAGGCTACGGCTACTGCGGCCGCGGGCTTGCAAAGATGGCGCACGGCCTCGGTGCAAAGGTCATCGTAACCGAGATCGACCCGAGAAGAGCGCTTGAAGCCCACATGGACGGGTACTTCGTGATGACGATGGAAGAGGCTGCAAAGATCGGCGACATCTTCGTCACGACGACAGGCAACACATCGATCATCACGGAGAAGCATTTCAGGGTTATGAAGGACGGTGCTATCCTTTCCAATGCGGGTCACTTCAACGTTGAGATAGATCTCGAATGGCTGCATGCAAACAAGGAAGGCTACGAAGCCCGCGACAGTATAGAGACATTTATAGTAAACGGGAAAAAGATCAATGTCCTCGCCGAGGGACGCCTTGTCAACCTTGCGACAACCAAAGGAATGGGGCACCCGATCGAGGTCATGGACCTCTCGTTCGCACTCCAGGCACTCTGCTCAGAGTATATCCTGAAAGAGGGTGCCGGGCTGAAAGGAGATGTATACGACGTCCCGAACGGGATCGACGTCGAGGTTGCATCGCTCAAACTCGGGTCTCTCGGGATCAACATAGATGCCCTTACCGAAGAGCAGAATCTCTACATGAATTCCTGGGATATCGGGACGTAG
- a CDS encoding PKD domain-containing protein yields the protein MGKIGILFFFMLVLLSIICMPASAGELVANDGLNVAASFSVVDYNEGSSDIGSNPLIVKFTDTSEKKSHTIKYWKWDLDGDGSYSDDYEVDDADDADTEHTYTSTGTYNVSLKVIDENGNYSISYKEIEVVASKYAPVAGFSVDDRYGSAPFTVSFEDASNESDYYDDRDIEDYYWEFYDEDNDDIDVITSTSKNPSIKFKEEGKYTVRHTVVDEEGVAGTIVEEDWITVTSDISASFSASPTTGIAPLTVTFTANPGDYDIDQYYWNFGDGKTSSETSKTTSHTYNSAGSYSVTLTVYEGSNSYTTSSKTIAVNAKSTTPSVTYTIETTAPTTATATEVVPGSVSPGTTIFGIPGTEYFRSEMGRFYNFYEEYRSIIAGFFGMS from the coding sequence ATGGGAAAGATCGGCATCCTGTTTTTTTTCATGCTGGTCTTATTATCAATAATCTGTATGCCCGCCTCAGCGGGGGAACTCGTTGCCAATGACGGTCTTAATGTCGCTGCATCTTTTTCTGTAGTAGATTACAACGAAGGTAGTTCTGATATAGGCAGTAATCCTCTTATTGTGAAGTTTACCGATACTTCCGAGAAGAAATCACATACGATAAAATACTGGAAGTGGGATCTTGACGGTGACGGCAGTTACAGTGATGATTATGAAGTAGACGATGCTGATGATGCTGATACCGAACATACCTACACCTCCACGGGGACATATAATGTATCTCTGAAAGTCATCGATGAAAACGGAAATTATTCCATATCTTACAAAGAGATCGAAGTAGTAGCCTCAAAGTATGCGCCTGTTGCCGGGTTTTCCGTAGATGACAGGTATGGCAGTGCTCCGTTCACCGTAAGTTTTGAAGATGCATCCAATGAGTCTGATTATTATGATGATCGTGATATTGAGGATTATTACTGGGAATTCTATGATGAAGACAATGACGATATCGACGTGATTACTTCCACCAGCAAAAATCCTTCTATTAAATTCAAAGAAGAGGGAAAATACACGGTCAGGCATACTGTCGTCGATGAGGAAGGTGTTGCCGGTACAATAGTTGAAGAAGACTGGATTACGGTTACTTCCGATATCTCGGCATCGTTCTCCGCTTCACCTACGACTGGTATAGCTCCGCTGACCGTAACCTTCACTGCAAATCCTGGAGATTACGATATTGATCAATATTACTGGAATTTTGGTGACGGGAAGACATCTTCAGAAACCAGTAAAACTACTTCTCATACCTATAATTCGGCCGGCTCATACTCCGTTACACTGACCGTCTATGAAGGCTCGAACTCTTATACCACCTCAAGCAAGACAATTGCAGTCAATGCGAAGTCCACGACTCCTTCGGTAACATACACAATAGAAACGACTGCGCCTACAACCGCAACAGCTACTGAAGTGGTTCCGGGCAGTGTTTCTCCCGGCACAACGATATTCGGAATTCCGGGCACCGAGTATTTCAGGAGCGAAATGGGGCGGTTCTATAACTTTTATGAGGAATACAGATCCATCATCGCCGGATTCTTCGGGATGAGCTGA